From the genome of Impatiens glandulifera chromosome 9, dImpGla2.1, whole genome shotgun sequence, one region includes:
- the LOC124914909 gene encoding calpain-15-like, whose amino-acid sequence MGTGGEGREGDWDCNACSNRNYAFRSFCNRCKQLRLLVDTNTPADSKWLPRIGDWVCTGCTNNNYASREECKKCGRRKEEASLPATALPESLPINPTHISKGKAGVEPNQGKGILGNGALMHMSSKGSSIVTDLKTSSNTKGCGNGDWTCTCGFHNCSSCEQCKICNASIPPVHGTKRLATEEFGNGQENKRRKAGQMRGLQYVYPALEEGYVLSEDQSLIAYPSPPPRPNESLAPPSGLVEDVQVPPSVTIPTIFGKGAKQWREGDWMCVSCNNHNYSSRSKCNRCKIKKEAPTSQPISVS is encoded by the exons ATGGGAACAGGAGGAGAAGGGAGAGAGGGAGATTGGGATTGCAACGCCTGCAGTAATCGGAATTACGCCTTCAGATCATTTTGCAATAGATGTAAGCAGCTCCGCCTCCTCGTCGACACTAATACCCCCGCCGACTCCAAGTGGTTGCCTCGCATTGGCGACTGGGTATGCACTG GTTGTACTAACAACAATTATGCATCAAGAGAGGAATGCAAAAAGTGTGGGCGACGAAAGGAAGAAGCTTCGTTACCAGCAACAGCATTGCCTGAATCACTACCTATTAATCCGACTCACATTTCTAAGGGGAAAGCAGGAGTGGAGCCAAATCAGGGGAAAGGAATACTAGGCAATGGAGCTCTTATGCATATGAGCTCTAAGGGGTCTTCTATAGTGACTGATTTAAAGACATCATCAAATACTAAAGGTTGTGGAAATGGGGACTGGACATGCACCTGTGGTTTCCATAACTGTTCTTCTTGTGAGCAG TGTAAAATATGCAATGCTTCCATACCACCAG TTCATGGAACGAAACGATTAGCGACAGAGGAATTTGGTAATGGCCAGGAAAACAAGAGAAGAAAAGCTGGACAG atgCGTGGATTGCAGTATGTGTACCCTGCATTAGAAGAAGGTTATGTTTTGAGTGAAGACCAAAGTTTAATTGCCTATCCATCTCCTCCTCCACGTCCCAATGAAAGCTTGGCACCTCCTTCTGGTTTGGTGGAAGATGTGCAAGTTCCACCTTCGGTTACTATTCCTACCATCTTCGGAAAAGG AGCAAAACAGTGGCGGGAAGGTGATTGGATGTGCGTAAGTTGCAACAATCACAATTACTCTTCTCGGTCTAAATGTAATAG ATGCAAGATTAAGAAAGAGGCACCTACTTCTCAACCAATCAGcgtttcttaa